The Ignatzschineria rhizosphaerae genome contains a region encoding:
- the rseP gene encoding RIP metalloprotease RseP gives MVSTFFNSAFGFLILIGVLVTIHEFGHFYAARKLGFKVQTFSIGFGKKLWSRKGKDGVEYRIGLIPLGGYVGFLDERAHDVAPSEIGQTFNAKPIWKRAVVIAAGPLINLLFAVVILFGLYLYGVPAYKAVIDTPQVNTPMAIAGFERKDQVIAIEGREIRTSDEMVQGFLEYLGGDGKAEVEVLRDGTQKTLFLELDAPLKLDARENVAEYLGLNAYGFELSSMIGEVVLDGPSDLAGLKKGDEILRINEQEISSWHDILDTMGRLSQSELEAVVVDVTVKRAGELIDFSVPLSRDQEGRFMLQVAALMPTQEMIDAYFKELQTLQKYSLTDAMKYAVIDTYRNSLLIFKFIGRMFTGQVHLNTMAGPLTIANIAGQQLSVGWVEFIKLMALFSVNLGILNLLPIPVLDGGRLVGLGIEAVAGRNRIPARLSMIVMQLGALFLFTFMAFIILFDITKWF, from the coding sequence ATGGTTTCAACATTTTTTAATTCAGCTTTTGGTTTTTTAATTTTAATCGGTGTACTCGTTACGATCCATGAGTTTGGGCATTTTTACGCTGCCAGAAAACTGGGTTTTAAAGTACAGACCTTTAGTATTGGTTTTGGTAAAAAACTTTGGAGCAGAAAGGGGAAAGATGGGGTTGAGTACCGAATTGGGCTAATTCCTTTAGGTGGATATGTAGGATTTTTAGACGAAAGAGCGCATGATGTTGCGCCTTCAGAAATTGGGCAAACCTTTAATGCAAAGCCTATTTGGAAGCGTGCAGTTGTCATTGCAGCAGGGCCTTTGATTAATCTACTGTTTGCGGTTGTTATTTTGTTTGGGCTCTATCTTTATGGTGTGCCAGCTTACAAAGCGGTGATTGATACGCCACAAGTAAATACGCCGATGGCAATCGCTGGATTTGAGCGAAAAGATCAAGTGATCGCAATTGAAGGTAGAGAGATTAGAACCTCAGATGAGATGGTACAAGGATTTTTGGAGTATCTCGGTGGTGATGGAAAGGCTGAGGTTGAAGTATTAAGAGATGGTACGCAGAAAACATTGTTTCTGGAATTAGATGCACCTTTAAAGCTGGATGCTAGAGAAAATGTTGCTGAGTATTTAGGGCTAAATGCTTATGGTTTTGAACTCTCATCTATGATTGGCGAGGTCGTATTAGATGGCCCGTCAGATCTAGCGGGGCTTAAAAAAGGGGATGAGATTTTGCGTATTAATGAGCAAGAGATCTCTTCATGGCACGATATTCTTGATACGATGGGGCGATTAAGTCAGTCTGAATTAGAGGCGGTTGTTGTCGATGTCACGGTTAAAAGGGCGGGGGAGTTAATCGATTTTTCAGTGCCTCTTTCTCGAGATCAAGAGGGACGCTTTATGCTGCAAGTTGCGGCATTAATGCCAACTCAAGAGATGATTGATGCCTATTTTAAAGAACTTCAGACATTACAGAAGTACTCCCTTACAGATGCCATGAAATATGCTGTTATCGATACTTATCGTAACTCACTATTGATCTTTAAATTTATTGGTCGAATGTTTACAGGTCAAGTGCATCTCAATACGATGGCAGGTCCTTTAACGATTGCTAATATCGCAGGACAACAGCTGAGCGTGGGCTGGGTGGAGTTTATTAAATTAATGGCACTATTTAGTGTTAATCTTGGAATTTTGAATCTATTGCCGATTCCGGTTTTAGATGGTGGTCGCTTAGTGGGTCTTGGAATTGAAGCCGTTGCAGGGAGAAATAGAATTCCTGCAAGGTTATCGATGATCGTGATGCAATTAGGGGCCTTATTTCTTTTTACATTTATGGCTTTTATTATTTTGTTTGATATTACAAAATGGTTTTAA
- the dxr gene encoding 1-deoxy-D-xylulose-5-phosphate reductoisomerase, with the protein MKQISILGATGSIGDSTLKVIRNNRDLYQIHSLVAHKSVEKMFALCEEFNPRYAILEDEAAALLLKERVKAAGLNVEVEAGESAVISLVKANEIDLVVAAIVGAKGFLSSLSAARAGKTILLANKETLVVGGALFMQEAKKFGATILPIDSEHNALFQSLPKNIDGTAGYEGVKQLILTASGGPFRGFSREQLEKVTLEQALKHPNWAMGAKVTIDSATLMNKGLEFIEAHFLFEMPVDKIQVVVHPQSMIHSLVEYIDGSLISQMGAADMAIPIAHALAYPQRVVSGAKSLDLTKMSALTFEAPDLVAFPALQLAKESLIAGASHLVALNAANEVFVEQFLQKKIRFVEIADKLAKVLDGVVISNHALQDEASLLAYDQSIREIAQHI; encoded by the coding sequence ATGAAGCAGATTTCAATTTTAGGAGCAACAGGCTCTATTGGTGATTCAACCTTAAAGGTGATTCGTAATAATCGGGATCTTTATCAGATCCACTCTTTAGTGGCGCATAAGAGTGTGGAGAAGATGTTTGCGCTTTGTGAGGAGTTTAATCCTCGTTATGCCATTTTAGAAGATGAGGCTGCGGCTCTTTTGCTTAAAGAGCGAGTGAAGGCGGCGGGCCTAAATGTTGAAGTCGAAGCGGGTGAGTCAGCTGTTATTTCACTGGTAAAAGCAAACGAGATTGATCTTGTTGTTGCGGCAATTGTCGGGGCTAAAGGATTTCTTTCTAGTCTTTCTGCGGCAAGAGCGGGGAAAACTATTTTACTTGCCAACAAGGAGACGTTAGTGGTGGGTGGTGCGCTTTTTATGCAGGAAGCTAAAAAGTTTGGCGCAACCATTTTACCGATTGATAGTGAGCACAATGCGTTATTTCAATCACTGCCAAAAAATATCGATGGCACTGCCGGTTATGAAGGTGTGAAGCAGTTGATTTTAACGGCATCAGGCGGACCATTTAGAGGGTTTTCTCGTGAGCAGCTTGAAAAGGTGACCTTAGAGCAAGCGCTAAAGCACCCTAACTGGGCGATGGGCGCAAAAGTAACAATTGATTCAGCGACTTTAATGAATAAGGGGTTAGAGTTTATTGAAGCGCATTTTCTCTTTGAGATGCCGGTTGATAAAATTCAAGTGGTTGTTCACCCACAAAGTATGATCCATTCTTTAGTTGAATATATTGATGGTTCATTGATTTCACAAATGGGCGCAGCTGATATGGCGATTCCTATTGCGCATGCTTTAGCATATCCTCAGCGAGTTGTTTCTGGCGCCAAATCATTGGATTTAACAAAGATGAGCGCCTTAACTTTTGAAGCGCCAGATTTAGTGGCTTTCCCTGCGTTGCAATTAGCCAAAGAGTCGCTGATTGCTGGGGCTTCACATTTAGTGGCATTAAATGCGGCAAATGAAGTTTTTGTAGAACAGTTTTTACAGAAAAAAATTCGTTTTGTGGAGATTGCAGATAAATTAGCAAAGGTATTAGATGGCGTGGTTATCTCTAATCATGCTTTGCAAGATGAAGCATCGCTGTTAGCGTATGATCAATCTATTCGTGAGATTGCGCAACATATTTAA
- a CDS encoding phosphatidate cytidylyltransferase codes for MKQRIITGVILGIVALLAIIFLPTMAFALLLFLVAMIGLNEWSNLLKLASFPKKIYLGVGGITLLTVTIVLIAGAKSTVMDHATLARFVMGNPIIYGLLIVMALFWLGMPFLLSIHSRKPLALLINREFLFVVSILSLAALVITLVTLQQGLILLFYLILLIIIADSSAYFVGRKFGKRKLAPTISPGKTIEGALGGLVIGVIFSLIAITSFAGGEMPLLTGNGSQWILTLNFVSLSALVVIVSISGDLFESVVKRHAGMKDSGNILPGHGGVLDRIDALTAAAPLFFVGLKFI; via the coding sequence ATGAAGCAACGAATTATTACAGGCGTTATTTTAGGGATTGTCGCCTTATTAGCGATTATTTTTCTCCCAACAATGGCATTTGCCTTGTTACTCTTTTTAGTAGCGATGATAGGTTTAAATGAGTGGAGCAATCTATTAAAGTTAGCTTCCTTTCCTAAAAAGATCTATCTAGGGGTTGGCGGCATTACCCTTTTAACGGTAACAATAGTCTTGATAGCTGGTGCAAAGAGCACTGTGATGGATCATGCCACACTTGCAAGATTTGTGATGGGAAATCCCATTATTTATGGATTGCTCATAGTGATGGCGCTTTTTTGGCTCGGTATGCCATTTTTACTCTCTATTCATTCACGTAAACCTTTAGCATTGCTTATCAATCGTGAATTTTTGTTTGTAGTGAGTATTTTGTCGTTAGCAGCCTTAGTTATTACACTTGTCACTTTACAGCAAGGTCTTATTTTACTCTTTTATCTCATCTTGTTAATTATCATTGCCGATAGTAGCGCCTATTTTGTCGGAAGAAAGTTTGGAAAGCGTAAACTTGCGCCAACTATTAGCCCTGGAAAAACGATTGAAGGGGCTTTAGGTGGGTTGGTTATCGGTGTGATTTTTTCTCTGATTGCGATTACTTCATTTGCCGGGGGAGAGATGCCTCTTTTAACTGGAAATGGTAGTCAATGGATATTAACGCTTAACTTTGTTTCATTAAGTGCTTTGGTGGTGATCGTCTCTATTTCTGGGGATCTTTTTGAAAGTGTTGTGAAGCGTCATGCCGGGATGAAAGATAGCGGTAATATCTTGCCAGGACATGGCGGTGTATTAGATCGCATTGATGCGCTAACAGCGGCAGCGCCCCTTTTCTTTGTAGGATTGAAGTTTATCTAA
- the uppS gene encoding polyprenyl diphosphate synthase, which translates to MIVGTSRECQHIAIIMDGNGRWAEKNSLTRALGHRAGVKAVKRSVESAIKHGIKVLTVYAFSTENWKRPVEEVSFLMDLFYQTVEGQLKSLHKAGVRLSFIGDLSPLSERLKSQLLSAVELTKDNQTLDLIVAINYGGRQEIVNACQMLAKEVQAGEISVEEITEARFEDALSLKDYPPVDLLIRTSGEQRVSNFLLWQLAYAELYFTNCHWPDFGEKEFEAALKEYNRRDRRFGGR; encoded by the coding sequence ATGATTGTGGGGACTAGTAGAGAGTGTCAGCATATTGCCATCATTATGGATGGCAATGGGCGTTGGGCAGAAAAAAATAGTTTAACAAGAGCTCTTGGGCATCGAGCTGGTGTTAAAGCTGTTAAGAGAAGTGTAGAGAGTGCGATAAAACACGGTATTAAAGTGTTAACAGTCTACGCTTTTTCAACTGAGAACTGGAAAAGACCGGTTGAGGAAGTCTCTTTCTTGATGGACCTTTTCTATCAAACTGTCGAAGGGCAATTAAAATCACTTCATAAAGCGGGGGTAAGATTGAGCTTTATTGGTGATTTGTCTCCACTTTCAGAACGATTAAAAAGTCAATTGCTAAGCGCGGTTGAATTAACGAAAGATAATCAAACCTTAGATCTTATTGTGGCTATTAATTATGGTGGGCGCCAAGAGATCGTCAATGCTTGTCAGATGCTTGCAAAAGAGGTTCAGGCAGGAGAGATCTCTGTTGAAGAGATCACAGAAGCTCGTTTTGAAGATGCGCTCTCATTAAAAGATTATCCCCCTGTTGATCTTTTAATTAGAACAAGTGGGGAGCAGCGGGTTAGTAACTTTTTATTATGGCAATTAGCCTATGCCGAGCTCTATTTTACAAATTGTCACTGGCCTGATTTTGGTGAGAAAGAATTTGAAGCGGCACTTAAAGAATATAATCGACGAGATCGCCGATTTGGTGGGAGATAG
- the frr gene encoding ribosome recycling factor yields the protein MTQNIIKDAKERMEKSVEALGNALGKIRTGRAHISILDHIEVEYYGSMVPLSQVANLTVQDSRTLGVAPWEKTMVGPIEKAIINSDLGLNPATTGTLIRIPLPPLTEERRKDLVKIVGGEAEQAKVAVRNIRRDANNQIAAMEKEGEISEDIQRRAEDEIQKLTDATTKKIEEVLAGKEEELMEI from the coding sequence ATGACACAAAATATTATTAAAGATGCAAAAGAGCGTATGGAAAAATCGGTAGAAGCATTGGGAAATGCTCTAGGTAAAATTCGTACAGGTCGTGCACATATCTCTATCTTAGATCATATTGAAGTTGAGTATTACGGATCAATGGTGCCATTAAGCCAGGTCGCAAACTTAACCGTACAAGATTCTCGTACATTAGGTGTTGCACCATGGGAAAAAACAATGGTAGGACCGATTGAGAAAGCAATTATCAATAGTGATTTAGGTTTAAACCCAGCAACAACAGGGACATTAATTCGAATTCCATTACCGCCATTAACAGAAGAGCGCCGTAAGGATTTGGTGAAAATTGTTGGCGGAGAAGCAGAGCAAGCAAAAGTTGCGGTTCGTAATATTCGTCGTGATGCGAATAACCAAATTGCAGCGATGGAAAAAGAGGGTGAAATCTCTGAAGATATCCAAAGACGTGCAGAAGATGAGATTCAAAAGTTAACAGATGCCACTACGAAAAAAATTGAAGAAGTGCTTGCTGGTAAAGAAGAAGAGTTAATGGAAATCTAA
- the pyrH gene encoding UMP kinase, translating into MSQAPKYKRILLKLSGEALMGDGDYGIDPVTIGRIADEIKALNRIGVEVGVVIGGGNIFRGAGLAEAGMDRVAGDHMGMLATVMNSLALQDALESRDVYVRVMSAIRINEVCEDYLRRRAVRHLEKKRVTIFAAGTGNPFFTTDSAAALRAIEINAEIMLKATKVDGVYTADPKKDPTATRYDHITFTDALTQNLGVMDATALVMCRENNLPIKVFNIFNEGDLMKVVKGDNVGTLVSESAPE; encoded by the coding sequence ATGAGTCAAGCCCCTAAATATAAACGCATTTTGTTAAAGCTCAGTGGTGAGGCCTTGATGGGAGATGGGGATTACGGGATTGACCCAGTGACAATTGGTCGCATCGCCGATGAGATTAAGGCTTTAAACCGTATTGGCGTTGAAGTTGGTGTTGTGATTGGTGGTGGGAATATCTTTAGAGGGGCAGGTTTAGCGGAAGCTGGGATGGATCGTGTTGCCGGGGACCACATGGGAATGCTTGCAACAGTGATGAACTCACTTGCACTTCAAGATGCATTAGAATCGCGAGATGTTTATGTTCGTGTGATGAGTGCGATTCGTATTAACGAAGTATGTGAAGATTATCTTCGCCGCCGTGCGGTACGACATCTTGAGAAAAAGCGTGTGACAATTTTTGCAGCAGGAACGGGCAATCCATTTTTTACTACAGATTCAGCCGCAGCGCTTCGTGCAATAGAAATTAATGCAGAGATTATGCTTAAAGCAACGAAAGTTGATGGCGTTTATACCGCTGATCCGAAAAAAGATCCTACAGCAACACGTTATGATCACATTACATTTACAGATGCATTAACACAGAATTTAGGTGTGATGGATGCTACCGCATTAGTGATGTGCCGCGAGAATAATCTTCCCATTAAAGTGTTTAATATTTTTAATGAAGGCGATTTAATGAAAGTGGTGAAAGGCGATAATGTCGGGACTTTAGTCTCAGAATCGGCGCCAGAATAA
- a CDS encoding accessory factor UbiK family protein — MPKNFIQDIAGKIQEALPDGMKNAHGEAERFVKEGVESALSNFKLVRYEEFEIQQKILLKTREKLELLTKRVDELEEKLAKLEG, encoded by the coding sequence ATGCCAAAAAACTTTATTCAAGATATTGCCGGAAAAATCCAAGAAGCGCTGCCTGATGGGATGAAAAATGCACATGGTGAGGCGGAGCGATTTGTAAAAGAGGGGGTGGAGTCTGCCTTATCAAATTTTAAGTTAGTTCGTTATGAAGAGTTTGAGATTCAGCAGAAAATTTTACTAAAAACTCGCGAGAAGTTAGAGCTTTTAACAAAGCGTGTTGATGAGCTAGAAGAGAAGTTAGCAAAGCTTGAAGGTTAG
- a CDS encoding RNA methyltransferase, protein MQTDAPLNAIRIVMVNTSHPGNIGAAARAMRVMGLYNLTLVNPRKFPSSEATALASGALDVLENAVVTETLSEAVKDCQYIFGTSARSRHIGKPELPIEIGAKNIDAIIKAQPEAKIAILFGTERTGLTNEEVDICQELFYIPTENNYNSLNIAQAIQIITYELRKQTTFDDRLEKKREPQYAGDLPATHDAMEGFFNHLERTLVKTAFLDPENPKHLMRKLRLLYKKADLTQEEINILRGALAASEKTYGQ, encoded by the coding sequence ATGCAGACTGACGCACCATTAAATGCGATTAGAATCGTCATGGTCAACACTTCTCACCCTGGGAATATTGGCGCTGCCGCAAGAGCAATGCGAGTGATGGGATTATATAATCTTACCCTTGTTAATCCTCGCAAATTTCCAAGTAGTGAAGCCACTGCACTCGCTAGCGGCGCACTTGATGTCTTAGAAAATGCAGTCGTCACAGAGACTTTGTCTGAAGCCGTTAAAGATTGCCAATATATCTTTGGCACAAGCGCAAGAAGCCGTCACATTGGTAAACCAGAACTACCGATTGAAATAGGCGCTAAGAATATTGATGCCATTATTAAAGCGCAACCAGAGGCTAAAATTGCCATTTTATTTGGAACAGAGAGAACAGGATTAACCAATGAAGAGGTTGATATCTGCCAAGAACTTTTCTATATTCCCACAGAGAACAACTATAATTCCCTCAATATTGCTCAAGCAATTCAAATCATTACCTATGAATTACGAAAGCAAACAACATTCGATGATCGATTAGAGAAAAAACGTGAACCACAGTATGCTGGAGATCTACCTGCAACCCATGATGCAATGGAAGGGTTCTTTAATCATCTAGAAAGGACATTAGTAAAAACAGCATTTTTGGACCCAGAGAACCCAAAACATTTAATGCGTAAGTTACGACTTCTCTATAAAAAAGCAGATCTAACCCAAGAAGAGATCAATATTCTTCGAGGCGCTCTTGCTGCTTCAGAAAAAACCTATGGTCAATAG
- the cysE gene encoding serine O-acetyltransferase has product MIKTIKEDIQNIKKFDPAARTSLEILLSYPGLWAVWIHRVAHKLWNCKIKTIARWISTWNRFLTGIEIHPGAQIGRCLFIDHGMGVVIGETAIIGDNCTLYHSVTLGGTSLEKGKRHPTLGKNVIVGAGAKVLGPITLGDNSSVGANSVVIKSVPENVTAVGIPARFSKPDKPNVKKEIADKLFNAYGMSNDIEDPEANAINLLLNHIEKLDKALCQMQTELKSQNIHLNIHWPTIQDCSFDEEGLHIHEADITKTTKENDEAKENKIAP; this is encoded by the coding sequence ATGATTAAAACCATTAAAGAAGATATCCAAAATATTAAGAAGTTCGACCCTGCGGCGCGCACCTCTTTAGAAATCCTCCTCTCTTACCCTGGCCTTTGGGCAGTATGGATTCACCGTGTTGCCCATAAACTGTGGAACTGTAAAATTAAAACCATTGCACGTTGGATCTCGACATGGAATCGATTCCTTACTGGGATTGAGATTCATCCTGGCGCCCAAATAGGGAGATGTCTTTTTATCGATCATGGTATGGGCGTTGTTATTGGAGAAACAGCCATTATCGGGGATAACTGTACGCTCTATCATAGCGTAACGCTAGGAGGGACAAGCCTTGAAAAAGGTAAGCGTCACCCAACACTTGGAAAAAATGTCATTGTGGGTGCTGGCGCTAAAGTCTTAGGTCCTATTACTCTTGGGGATAATAGTAGTGTAGGCGCTAACTCTGTGGTGATTAAATCAGTTCCTGAAAATGTCACAGCGGTAGGGATTCCTGCACGCTTTTCAAAACCTGATAAACCTAATGTTAAAAAAGAGATCGCCGATAAGCTTTTTAATGCTTATGGCATGAGCAATGATATTGAAGATCCCGAGGCTAATGCGATCAATCTACTACTCAATCATATTGAAAAGCTTGATAAAGCCCTTTGCCAAATGCAAACAGAGCTTAAATCTCAAAATATCCATCTCAACATTCACTGGCCCACCATCCAAGATTGCTCTTTTGATGAAGAGGGGCTTCATATTCATGAGGCAGACATCACTAAAACAACAAAAGAGAATGATGAGGCTAAAGAGAATAAGATAGCGCCTTAA
- a CDS encoding acyloxyacyl hydrolase: MLKKIRRKQISIRLFLILLLLTVNNINAGELLLGLGGTGEGQTTQRISYIQPWDKRWFESSVGSLTGGWDIGYTKWQKGRYGNTAHSFSISPVFIYQFNTNKGFQPFIEVGIGAAFFNRTRVGDSRLGSSFNFEDRIGVGIKSGRHRFGLRAMHYSNLGLKRPNQGVESYSLYYSYQF; the protein is encoded by the coding sequence ATGTTAAAAAAGATAAGAAGAAAGCAAATATCAATAAGATTGTTTTTAATTTTATTACTATTGACGGTAAATAATATTAATGCAGGAGAGTTGCTATTAGGTTTAGGTGGCACAGGAGAAGGACAGACTACGCAGAGAATTTCTTATATTCAACCATGGGATAAAAGATGGTTTGAGTCTTCTGTGGGGAGCTTAACAGGTGGTTGGGATATTGGTTATACCAAGTGGCAAAAAGGTCGCTATGGTAATACTGCGCACTCTTTCTCAATTTCTCCTGTATTTATCTATCAATTTAATACTAATAAAGGTTTTCAGCCATTTATAGAGGTCGGTATTGGTGCGGCTTTTTTTAATCGCACGAGGGTAGGAGATAGTAGGTTGGGATCCTCATTTAATTTCGAGGATCGAATTGGTGTAGGTATTAAGAGTGGTCGTCATCGATTTGGTTTGAGAGCGATGCATTATTCTAATTTAGGTTTGAAAAGACCGAACCAAGGGGTAGAGAGCTACTCACTCTATTATAGCTACCAGTTTTAA
- a CDS encoding DedA family protein — protein MDLESLITTITEFTRAHQYWAPVIIFILAFGESLALISLFIPATVILVGLSVLIGETGLPFWFIWIAAASGAFVGDWVSYGIGYHYKWRIYKMWPFTKKPELLTKGQGFFDKWGIWSVFFGRFLGPFRATIPLIAGICMMPKHHFQWSNFFSAMIWAFGVLAPGAFRIQGLVRFLD, from the coding sequence ATGGATCTTGAATCACTCATTACAACTATTACAGAATTTACCCGTGCACATCAGTATTGGGCGCCGGTGATTATTTTTATCTTAGCATTTGGTGAATCTTTAGCGCTGATTTCCCTCTTTATTCCTGCAACGGTTATTTTGGTGGGATTAAGTGTGTTAATTGGTGAGACGGGGCTTCCTTTTTGGTTTATTTGGATAGCAGCTGCATCGGGTGCTTTTGTGGGGGATTGGGTCTCTTATGGCATCGGTTATCACTATAAATGGCGAATTTATAAAATGTGGCCCTTTACAAAAAAGCCAGAGCTATTAACAAAAGGACAAGGTTTTTTTGATAAGTGGGGAATTTGGAGTGTTTTCTTTGGGCGATTTTTAGGGCCTTTTAGAGCGACAATACCGTTAATTGCAGGTATTTGCATGATGCCAAAACACCATTTTCAATGGTCGAATTTTTTCTCAGCAATGATTTGGGCTTTTGGTGTATTAGCGCCGGGTGCCTTTAGAATTCAAGGTTTAGTAAGATTTTTGGATTAA